A section of the Dictyoglomus sp. genome encodes:
- a CDS encoding adenosine-specific kinase, which yields MEFQIVEIEKPNEVNLILGQAHFIKTVEDIYETIVSSVPGAKFGLAFCESSGPALIRHVGTDLELEELAVKNLQRIGAGHSFLIFLRNLYPINVLNAIKHVSEVVNIFAATANPLKVVIVEDGDGRGIIGVIDGVKPKGVEEEKDIVYRKEFLRKIGYKL from the coding sequence ATGGAATTTCAAATAGTGGAGATAGAGAAACCTAATGAAGTTAATCTTATTTTGGGACAAGCCCATTTTATTAAGACTGTAGAAGATATTTATGAAACAATTGTTAGTTCTGTACCTGGTGCAAAATTTGGATTAGCTTTTTGTGAATCTTCAGGTCCAGCTCTGATTAGACATGTAGGTACAGACCTGGAGTTAGAAGAGTTAGCAGTAAAGAATTTACAAAGGATAGGAGCAGGTCACTCCTTTTTAATCTTCTTGAGAAATCTCTATCCAATTAATGTTTTAAATGCGATAAAACATGTTTCAGAGGTTGTTAATATCTTTGCCGCAACTGCAAATCCGTTGAAAGTAGTAATAGTAGAAGATGGAGATGGAAGAGGAATAATAGGTGTAATTGATGGTGTTAAACCTAAAGGAGTCGAAGAAGAAAAGGACATTGTTTACAGAAAAGAGTTCTTACGAAAAATAGGTTATAAGTTATAA
- the phoU gene encoding phosphate signaling complex protein PhoU produces MKRNFLDKEIETLRENVIRMGSIVEKMLHQTLEALKKRNLDLAVDAIKKDDLVDNYYWNIEGSCINLLALYQPIAKNLRIIASTMKIIKDLERIGDYSVDIAKFSSNLLKNFFELPWKEIFFLGELTENMIREVIKAYFKPDLGSLENLSLKYKEINSKYQEILYNMIHEIQKNPKNTQEIIQLIMISRYLERIADHITNMIEIIYYMETGEKKELHGEI; encoded by the coding sequence ATGAAAAGGAATTTCTTAGATAAAGAGATTGAAACATTAAGAGAAAATGTTATAAGAATGGGAAGCATTGTGGAAAAAATGCTACACCAAACCCTAGAAGCTCTTAAAAAAAGAAACTTGGATTTAGCTGTTGATGCTATAAAAAAAGATGATCTTGTAGACAATTATTACTGGAATATTGAAGGTAGCTGTATAAACCTTCTCGCTCTTTATCAACCTATTGCAAAAAATTTAAGAATAATAGCATCTACAATGAAAATTATCAAAGATTTAGAAAGAATTGGAGATTATTCCGTAGATATTGCAAAATTTTCTTCAAATCTTCTTAAAAATTTTTTTGAATTACCATGGAAAGAAATATTCTTCCTAGGAGAACTTACAGAAAATATGATAAGAGAGGTCATAAAAGCATATTTTAAACCTGATTTGGGTTCCTTAGAAAATTTATCTTTAAAATATAAGGAGATAAACTCTAAATATCAAGAAATTTTATATAACATGATTCATGAAATTCAGAAAAATCCTAAGAATACTCAAGAAATAATTCAATTAATTATGATTTCAAGATATTTGGAAAGAATAGCGGATCATATAACTAACATGATTGAAATTATTTATTATATGGAAACAGGTGAGAAAAAAGAACTTCATGGAGAAATTTGA
- a CDS encoding aromatic amino acid lyase, with amino-acid sequence MEKFEFIPFGLSIEDVYILSTKPYNIQLSQELEKKIKESRKLWKETLREKPRNHDNYDSVKFKNSLTPEEIRAIMILQAYSLALGYSGVRIEVVEKILEFLRKNIIPLIPENLSLKRNLNPLIFIVYALKGKGEVLYKNKRMKTEKALKESNTKYIDLEENEILALTSGTQYIAGILSIYFIKIKKLGKLSEIAFALFLENLRIEEKLLNSFIYALKPHLGLIKFYENLRKLLKESEFIFSSDNPKSQNLYILNNLSQVFFIFHQTIDFMKNILETEINSISNSPIIIPKEKFILYENLYVETLSHIIDYLSIVIANLSYLLEKIIDIIKSKFELDFPSLYAIYQNLSKENKKLSKPSNKRIFCLNKYDFIKLEIKNIIKLKKIVKNWEKLITINFVYATHGIDYYKPLKCGKGTEIAYQFIKSLISPIKDNLHKIKILEENLDKLLRKVEEEIGELF; translated from the coding sequence ATGGAGAAATTTGAATTTATTCCCTTTGGACTTTCTATTGAAGATGTATATATATTAAGCACTAAACCTTATAATATTCAGCTTTCCCAAGAATTAGAGAAAAAAATTAAAGAGAGCAGAAAACTTTGGAAAGAAACCTTAAGAGAAAAACCCAGAAACCATGACAATTATGATAGTGTTAAATTCAAAAACTCTCTTACTCCTGAAGAAATAAGAGCAATTATGATATTACAAGCCTATTCTTTAGCTTTAGGTTATTCTGGAGTTCGCATAGAAGTTGTAGAAAAAATATTAGAGTTTCTAAGAAAAAATATTATTCCTTTGATTCCAGAGAACTTATCTTTGAAGAGGAATTTAAATCCTTTAATTTTTATTGTTTATGCTCTCAAAGGAAAGGGAGAAGTCTTATATAAAAATAAGAGAATGAAGACAGAAAAAGCATTAAAGGAATCTAATACGAAATACATAGATTTAGAAGAAAATGAAATTCTAGCGCTTACAAGTGGAACTCAATATATAGCTGGTATTTTAAGTATATATTTCATAAAAATAAAGAAACTAGGAAAACTATCAGAAATAGCTTTTGCTCTTTTTCTTGAAAATTTAAGAATAGAGGAAAAACTACTTAATTCCTTTATTTATGCATTAAAACCTCATCTTGGATTAATAAAATTTTATGAAAACCTTAGAAAACTTTTAAAGGAAAGTGAATTTATTTTCTCTTCTGATAATCCTAAATCTCAGAACCTTTATATTCTAAACAATCTTTCTCAGGTTTTTTTTATATTTCATCAAACTATAGATTTTATGAAAAATATATTAGAAACAGAAATTAATTCTATTTCTAATAGTCCTATAATTATTCCTAAGGAAAAGTTTATTCTTTATGAAAATCTTTATGTGGAAACTCTTAGTCATATTATTGATTATCTATCTATAGTTATTGCAAACCTAAGTTACTTGTTAGAAAAAATAATAGATATAATTAAATCTAAATTTGAGCTTGATTTTCCATCTCTTTATGCTATTTATCAAAATTTATCTAAAGAAAACAAAAAGTTATCTAAACCCTCTAATAAAAGAATATTCTGTTTAAATAAATATGATTTTATAAAACTTGAAATTAAGAATATTATTAAGCTAAAAAAAATAGTCAAAAATTGGGAAAAATTAATTACTATAAACTTCGTCTATGCAACTCATGGAATAGATTATTACAAACCTTTAAAATGCGGTAAGGGGACAGAAATAGCATATCAATTTATAAAATCCTTAATTTCTCCAATTAAAGACAATTTACATAAAATTAAGATATTAGAAGAAAATCTAGATAAACTTTTAAGAAAAGTAGAAGAAGAAATAGGAGAACTGTTTTAA
- a CDS encoding AAA family ATPase, translated as MSKKTCDRCGQRVATIRVSIIKSGKKQTLDLCEVCYAKYRQKERSFSPLESLFWGDFFKDFFGEEFGPFESERFDREAIDLSLYLSDSAKEYLQKAGRKAIEFGKSEVDTEHLLYALTENEIVQEVLRHFNITPQDLKGYIEYNAPKGTFKAPQGENIEMEVSPRLKSALERSFWASRDLGHNYIGPEHLLIGLSEEPDGFAYDILRKFGLTPQDIRRAVINIVGEGKEEIKARSSMMTPNLDKYSRDLTELARQGKLDPVIGRAKEIETIIEILARRKKNNPVLIGEPGVGKTAIVEGLAQRIVKGEVPEVLRNKRLVELNINSLISGTKYRGEFEERVKQILDEIIANQDRLIIFIDEIHTIVGAGSAGESSMDLANVFKPALARGELHLIGATTLNEYQKYIEKDAALERRFQPVFISEPTVEQTINILRGLRDRFEAHHKVRITDEALIAAAVLSDRYITNRYLPDKAIDLIDQACAKVRISLTSRPSEIHEIESKLKQLKREQEYATSRKQFDKAKELEEQIKKLEEELRNAEENWKKMVASESAEVKAKHIAEIISTLTGIPVSELSTDERERLLKLEEKLHERVVAQEEAVKAVANAIRLSRAGLREGNRPIATFLFLGPTGVGKTELAKALAWAIFGDEDAIIRIDMSEYMERHTVSRLIGAPPGYVGYEEGGQLTEKVRRRPYSVILLDEIEKAHPDVHNILLQVFDEGRLTDGKGRTVDFTNTIIIATSNIGSDIIQYNLTAPEKEKLTYEQLKEKLMNLLRKYFRPEFLNRIDEIIIFHALTQEQIKEIVKLQLERVRKVAKGQGIELNFDESLISYLAKIGYQPEFGARELKRKIRNELETKIAEAMLKGEISEGDKIFVTYDENEKRIKFEKIKEEEEIKAKS; from the coding sequence ATGTCTAAGAAAACATGTGACAGATGTGGACAAAGAGTTGCAACAATCAGAGTATCCATAATAAAAAGTGGAAAAAAACAAACTCTTGATCTATGTGAGGTTTGTTATGCTAAATATAGACAGAAAGAGAGAAGTTTTTCTCCTTTAGAATCTCTTTTTTGGGGTGATTTTTTCAAGGACTTTTTTGGAGAAGAATTTGGTCCCTTTGAAAGTGAAAGATTTGATAGGGAAGCTATAGATCTTTCCTTATATCTTAGTGACAGTGCCAAAGAGTATCTCCAAAAAGCAGGAAGAAAAGCTATTGAGTTTGGAAAATCAGAGGTAGATACGGAACATCTTTTATATGCGTTAACAGAAAATGAGATTGTTCAAGAGGTTTTAAGACATTTTAATATAACACCTCAAGATTTAAAAGGGTATATAGAATATAATGCTCCAAAAGGAACTTTTAAAGCTCCTCAAGGAGAAAATATTGAGATGGAAGTTTCTCCTCGTTTAAAAAGCGCTCTAGAAAGATCTTTTTGGGCTTCTCGAGATTTGGGACATAACTATATTGGTCCAGAACATTTATTAATTGGTCTTTCTGAAGAACCAGATGGATTTGCCTATGATATTTTAAGAAAATTTGGTCTAACTCCTCAAGATATAAGAAGAGCAGTAATAAATATAGTGGGCGAAGGAAAAGAAGAAATAAAAGCAAGATCTTCTATGATGACTCCAAATTTAGATAAATATTCTAGGGATTTAACAGAACTTGCAAGACAAGGGAAATTAGATCCTGTAATCGGAAGAGCAAAGGAAATTGAGACAATAATAGAAATTCTAGCAAGAAGAAAAAAGAATAATCCAGTTCTTATAGGAGAACCTGGGGTAGGAAAAACAGCGATAGTGGAAGGTTTAGCTCAGAGAATTGTTAAGGGAGAAGTTCCTGAGGTTTTAAGAAATAAAAGATTAGTTGAATTAAACATAAATTCTTTAATATCAGGAACAAAATATAGAGGAGAGTTCGAAGAAAGAGTTAAACAGATATTGGATGAGATTATTGCAAATCAAGATAGGTTAATAATATTTATTGACGAGATACATACTATTGTAGGAGCAGGATCAGCAGGGGAAAGCTCAATGGATCTTGCTAATGTTTTCAAACCTGCTTTAGCAAGGGGAGAACTTCATCTTATAGGAGCGACAACCTTAAATGAGTACCAAAAATATATAGAAAAAGATGCTGCTTTAGAAAGAAGATTTCAGCCTGTTTTTATTTCAGAACCCACTGTGGAACAAACTATTAATATATTGAGGGGGTTAAGAGATAGATTTGAAGCTCATCATAAAGTTAGAATTACTGATGAGGCTTTAATTGCTGCTGCAGTTCTCTCTGACAGGTATATTACTAATAGATATCTTCCAGATAAAGCTATTGATCTTATTGATCAAGCATGTGCTAAAGTTCGTATCAGCTTGACTTCTCGTCCTTCAGAAATTCATGAAATAGAATCAAAGTTAAAACAGTTGAAGAGAGAACAAGAGTATGCTACATCAAGAAAACAGTTTGACAAGGCAAAGGAATTAGAGGAACAGATTAAAAAGTTAGAAGAGGAGTTAAGAAATGCAGAGGAAAATTGGAAAAAAATGGTAGCATCAGAATCTGCAGAAGTTAAAGCAAAACATATAGCAGAAATAATTTCTACTCTAACAGGTATTCCAGTTTCTGAATTATCTACTGACGAAAGAGAGAGATTGTTGAAATTAGAAGAAAAACTTCATGAAAGAGTTGTTGCACAAGAAGAAGCAGTAAAGGCAGTTGCTAATGCTATAAGACTATCAAGAGCAGGTTTGAGAGAAGGAAACCGTCCTATTGCTACTTTCTTATTTTTAGGTCCCACAGGAGTTGGAAAAACTGAATTAGCAAAAGCTCTTGCTTGGGCAATCTTTGGAGATGAGGATGCTATAATTAGAATTGATATGAGTGAGTATATGGAAAGACATACTGTTTCAAGATTAATTGGTGCTCCTCCAGGATATGTGGGGTATGAGGAGGGGGGACAGTTAACAGAAAAGGTAAGAAGAAGGCCATATAGTGTTATTTTATTAGACGAAATTGAAAAAGCTCATCCTGATGTTCATAATATTTTACTTCAAGTTTTTGATGAAGGAAGGTTAACTGATGGAAAGGGAAGAACTGTGGATTTTACAAATACGATAATCATAGCAACAAGTAATATAGGATCTGATATAATTCAATATAACCTTACTGCTCCTGAAAAGGAGAAGTTAACTTATGAACAGTTAAAAGAAAAGCTTATGAATCTATTAAGAAAATATTTTAGACCTGAATTTTTAAATAGAATTGATGAAATAATAATATTCCATGCTTTAACTCAAGAACAAATTAAAGAAATTGTAAAATTACAACTAGAGAGGGTAAGAAAAGTGGCTAAGGGACAAGGAATAGAATTAAACTTTGATGAATCTCTTATTTCCTATCTTGCAAAAATCGGATATCAACCAGAATTTGGTGCAAGAGAACTTAAGAGAAAAATAAGAAATGAATTAGAAACAAAAATTGCTGAAGCGATGCTAAAGGGAGAGATTTCTGAAGGTGATAAAATTTTTGTGACATACGATGAGAATGAAAAGAGAATAAAGTTTGAGAAGATTAAAGAAGAGGAGGAAATAAAAGCTAAGTCTTAA
- a CDS encoding inositol monophosphatase: MEEILSIAKNIVIEAGKILLQYFYEEKDIKLKSISNLVTKADRLSEEKIIELINKNFPDHSILSEEKGYIKRNTIYHWIIDPLDGTTNYAHNNPYFSVSIALKKENDIILGIIYDPVRKELFSAMKGKGAFLNEEKIRVSKVKYIRDSLLAFGLPYELTMDEKNFISFINLSRKSHGVRRIGSAALELAYVSCGRLDGYWCKKLNPWDFSAGIIIIEEAGGKVTDFDNKTIPFKESSIVASNSLIHDELLETLKLGLTSI; this comes from the coding sequence ATGGAAGAAATTTTAAGTATTGCAAAAAATATTGTAATAGAAGCTGGTAAAATTCTTTTACAATATTTTTATGAAGAAAAGGATATAAAATTAAAAAGTATTTCTAATCTTGTCACTAAAGCAGATAGACTATCCGAAGAAAAAATTATTGAGTTAATTAATAAAAATTTTCCTGATCATTCAATATTATCCGAAGAAAAAGGATATATAAAAAGAAATACCATATATCATTGGATAATAGATCCTTTAGATGGAACTACAAATTATGCCCATAACAATCCTTACTTCTCAGTAAGTATTGCTTTAAAAAAAGAAAATGATATTATTTTAGGAATAATATATGACCCTGTCCGAAAAGAACTTTTTTCTGCTATGAAGGGAAAAGGTGCCTTTTTAAACGAGGAGAAGATAAGGGTTTCTAAAGTAAAATATATTAGAGATTCTCTTTTAGCTTTTGGCTTACCTTATGAATTAACTATGGATGAAAAAAACTTTATTTCCTTTATAAATCTCTCAAGAAAAAGTCATGGTGTAAGAAGAATTGGATCTGCAGCATTAGAGTTAGCATATGTATCTTGTGGAAGATTAGATGGATATTGGTGTAAGAAACTAAATCCTTGGGATTTTTCTGCAGGAATAATTATTATTGAAGAAGCAGGAGGAAAAGTAACAGATTTTGATAATAAAACTATCCCTTTTAAGGAATCAAGTATTGTTGCATCTAACAGCTTAATTCATGATGAACTATTAGAAACATTAAAATTAGGATTAACATCTATATGA
- a CDS encoding DUF1926 domain-containing protein, which translates to MKDKIFFTLGFHNHQPIGNFDFVIEKAYNLAYKPLIDFFLKNPDFPFSIHFSGFLLQWLENKHPEYFKNLKILSERGQMEIFSGGFYEPILPIIPDEDKILQIKKLNKYIWNKFGQKPKGMWLAERVWEPHLVKFLAESEIEYTVLDDTHFLSTGLNPERLFNYFIIEEQGYMIKVFPINMKLRYLIPFHEPLETIEYLKSCLKGEINIVVLFDDGEKFGLWPDTYKTVYEERWLERFWEILKENSHWIKLMNFRDYNEKNSLSERIYLPTASYREMMEWSLYTSAQKDLENLINDIKNMEKWEKYSPFIRGGFWRNFLVKYPEANHIHKRMLYVRKKIESISEKSKYKNFALEEIWKAQANDAYWHGIFGGLYLPHLRSTIYSHIIKAENYLEKMKNKNSIILKYFDFDCDGKEEIIVESKNFNLYFAPHLGAGLLEWDFKPLSFNLTDILTRREEAYHEKLHLIKENEGKGRTIHERWAVKEKGLENILFYDRHRRVSFKEYFFKNFPSVEELWKCEDKPWFYSLDFSFNWTYKKTKKKFLLIFSGENNYVKLEKIFMIYEDKNELGLIYKIKNISSEKISFVFGWEVLFNFLAPEHDEYYFYIPETSWKSSLRSMGIEETYNWGIKSPFIYLTCRLKDKAKWYRYPIETVSLSEEGFERVYQGSALLHFYNIKLEPNEDWDTEIVFHIDVNPNFNVSNSSS; encoded by the coding sequence ATGAAAGATAAGATCTTTTTTACTTTAGGTTTTCATAATCATCAACCTATAGGAAATTTTGATTTTGTAATTGAAAAGGCTTATAATTTGGCTTATAAGCCTCTTATTGACTTTTTTTTGAAAAATCCAGATTTTCCCTTTAGTATTCATTTTTCAGGATTTCTTCTTCAATGGCTTGAAAATAAACACCCTGAATATTTTAAGAATTTAAAAATACTTTCAGAAAGAGGACAAATGGAAATTTTTTCTGGAGGATTTTATGAACCTATATTGCCAATAATTCCTGATGAGGATAAAATTTTACAAATTAAGAAATTAAATAAATATATCTGGAATAAATTCGGACAAAAACCTAAAGGAATGTGGCTCGCAGAAAGAGTTTGGGAACCTCATCTTGTCAAGTTTTTAGCTGAATCAGAAATTGAATATACTGTACTTGATGATACTCACTTTCTTTCTACTGGCCTAAATCCTGAAAGACTTTTTAACTATTTTATCATAGAAGAACAAGGATACATGATTAAAGTATTTCCTATCAATATGAAACTTAGATATCTTATACCTTTTCATGAACCTTTAGAGACTATTGAGTATTTAAAAAGTTGCTTAAAAGGGGAAATAAATATTGTAGTTTTATTTGATGATGGAGAGAAATTTGGGCTTTGGCCTGATACTTATAAAACGGTTTATGAGGAACGATGGTTAGAAAGATTTTGGGAGATTTTAAAAGAAAACTCTCATTGGATAAAGCTAATGAATTTTAGGGACTATAATGAGAAAAATTCTCTTTCTGAAAGAATATACTTACCTACTGCTTCATATAGAGAAATGATGGAATGGTCTCTTTATACTTCTGCTCAAAAAGACTTAGAAAATTTAATTAATGATATCAAAAATATGGAAAAATGGGAAAAATATTCTCCCTTTATTAGAGGGGGATTTTGGAGAAATTTCTTAGTAAAATATCCTGAAGCAAATCATATTCATAAAAGGATGTTGTATGTAAGAAAAAAAATTGAAAGTATATCAGAAAAAAGTAAGTATAAGAATTTTGCTTTAGAAGAAATATGGAAGGCTCAGGCAAATGACGCCTACTGGCATGGTATTTTTGGAGGACTTTATCTTCCTCATTTAAGATCAACAATTTATTCTCATATAATTAAAGCTGAAAATTATTTAGAGAAAATGAAAAATAAAAATAGTATTATTCTAAAATATTTTGATTTTGACTGTGATGGTAAAGAGGAGATAATTGTTGAATCAAAGAATTTTAATCTATATTTTGCTCCTCATCTTGGTGCGGGACTCTTAGAGTGGGATTTTAAGCCTCTTTCTTTTAATCTTACTGATATTTTAACAAGAAGAGAGGAAGCTTATCATGAAAAACTTCATTTAATAAAAGAAAACGAAGGAAAAGGAAGGACCATTCATGAAAGATGGGCTGTTAAAGAGAAGGGTTTAGAAAATATTCTTTTTTATGATAGACATAGAAGAGTTTCCTTTAAGGAATACTTCTTTAAAAACTTTCCTTCAGTTGAAGAATTATGGAAGTGTGAAGATAAACCTTGGTTTTATTCTTTAGATTTTTCTTTTAATTGGACTTATAAAAAAACAAAAAAGAAATTCTTGTTGATTTTTTCAGGTGAGAACAATTATGTTAAATTAGAAAAAATCTTTATGATCTATGAAGATAAGAATGAACTTGGTTTAATATATAAAATAAAAAATATTTCCTCAGAAAAAATCTCTTTTGTTTTTGGATGGGAAGTTCTTTTTAATTTCCTAGCACCAGAACATGATGAATACTATTTTTATATTCCTGAAACCTCTTGGAAGTCTAGTTTAAGGTCTATGGGTATAGAAGAAACATATAATTGGGGAATAAAGTCTCCTTTTATTTATTTAACTTGTAGGCTTAAAGATAAAGCTAAGTGGTATAGATATCCTATTGAAACTGTATCTTTGTCAGAAGAAGGTTTTGAAAGAGTATATCAAGGAAGTGCTCTTCTCCATTTTTATAATATAAAACTTGAACCTAATGAAGATTGGGATACGGAAATAGTTTTTCATATAGATGTTAATCCTAATTTTAATGTTTCTAATAGTTCATCATGA
- a CDS encoding cytidylate kinase-like family protein has protein sequence MAIITISRQYGSNGEKIAEKLARDLNYRYFDKFLMTEIAISSGLSEAEVIDFNEDNYKVKGFFEQLFRRREFVGEITVKEKDNVTGITSIITKTFDEESGLRFVQAVIKKLKDWGDVVILGRGAQVLLKDNPKTLHIRIIAPLEYRVKNVMKERNLTREESLRLIIEKDKSAEEYLKRFYNVDWNNPELYHLILNTGLLSWEQGVEVIKNALRAII, from the coding sequence ATGGCTATTATTACCATATCTCGTCAATATGGAAGTAATGGTGAGAAGATTGCAGAGAAATTAGCAAGGGATTTAAATTATAGATATTTTGACAAGTTTCTAATGACAGAAATTGCAATATCCTCTGGACTTTCAGAGGCTGAGGTTATTGATTTTAATGAGGATAACTACAAAGTTAAGGGATTCTTTGAACAATTATTTAGGAGAAGGGAGTTTGTAGGGGAGATTACAGTAAAAGAAAAAGATAATGTTACAGGAATTACAAGTATTATAACTAAAACTTTTGATGAAGAAAGTGGTTTAAGATTTGTTCAAGCTGTTATAAAAAAATTAAAAGATTGGGGAGATGTAGTTATATTAGGTAGAGGAGCACAAGTTCTTTTAAAAGATAATCCAAAAACATTACATATAAGAATTATTGCTCCTTTAGAATATAGGGTTAAGAATGTTATGAAAGAAAGAAATCTTACAAGAGAAGAATCTTTGAGATTGATCATAGAAAAGGATAAATCTGCGGAGGAATATCTAAAAAGATTTTATAACGTAGATTGGAATAATCCAGAATTGTATCACTTAATCTTAAATACTGGCTTATTATCTTGGGAACAAGGAGTAGAAGTAATAAAAAATGCTTTAAGAGCTATAATTTAA
- a CDS encoding DUF1957 domain-containing protein yields the protein MNNIFFNLVLHSHIPFVKKAGRWPFGEEWFFEAMLETYIPLTVLFYNLKEKGVDWHITLSVTPVLAEQLSDAYMLYEAEKYIEERIFLAERDFYEFSKENKKEAQLALFYKNLYKKMLDHFRNSFSRNLLKFWGELQRDGNLEILTSSATHAYLPLLKKNSSIYAQLYIGKENYIKHFGSQPVGIWLPECAYKPGLEKVLSELKFKYFFVDTHSILGGESLGYPEVKSSGKMRSILEPYYVDETEVIVFGRHERTSMQVWSAEWGYPGDGLYREFHKKAETSGLQYWRIVSKNTDLGLKEIYDPEVAKNKALEHASHFVSLLEEEGKREKGIITAMYDTELFGHWWFEGLIFLERVYELINESKIVKSTIPKLYLTYFEPNKKIYLPESSWGKGGKHEVWLNKDTEELWQKIHSVEEIMEEASEEKTDSLWKEKVLKQMAREKLLLESSDWPFLISTYQAREYGYKRFYQHYENFSKLYSFLKIKEPKVEDFNLLKKLEDTDSLFPNINYNIFRRRNYER from the coding sequence ATGAATAATATATTTTTTAACTTAGTTTTACATTCCCATATCCCTTTTGTTAAAAAAGCTGGAAGATGGCCTTTTGGAGAGGAATGGTTTTTTGAAGCAATGTTAGAGACTTATATTCCTCTTACAGTACTCTTTTACAATCTTAAAGAAAAGGGTGTAGATTGGCATATAACTCTTAGTGTTACCCCAGTTCTTGCAGAACAGCTTTCTGATGCATATATGCTTTATGAGGCAGAAAAATATATTGAAGAGAGAATATTTTTAGCAGAAAGGGATTTTTATGAATTTAGTAAGGAAAACAAAAAGGAAGCTCAGTTAGCATTGTTCTATAAGAACCTTTATAAAAAAATGTTGGATCATTTTAGAAATTCCTTTTCAAGAAATCTATTAAAATTTTGGGGAGAATTACAAAGAGATGGAAATTTAGAAATTTTAACAAGTTCTGCAACTCATGCATATCTTCCTTTATTAAAAAAGAATTCTTCTATTTATGCTCAATTATATATAGGCAAGGAAAATTATATAAAACATTTTGGAAGCCAACCAGTAGGAATATGGCTTCCTGAGTGTGCTTATAAACCTGGGCTTGAGAAAGTTTTATCTGAATTAAAATTTAAATATTTTTTTGTAGATACGCATTCTATATTAGGTGGTGAATCCCTTGGATATCCTGAGGTAAAAAGCTCAGGAAAAATGAGATCGATTTTAGAGCCTTATTATGTAGATGAAACTGAAGTAATAGTGTTTGGAAGACATGAGAGAACTAGTATGCAAGTATGGTCTGCTGAGTGGGGTTATCCAGGAGATGGGTTATATAGAGAGTTTCATAAAAAGGCAGAGACTTCAGGACTTCAATATTGGAGAATTGTTTCTAAAAACACAGATTTAGGACTCAAAGAGATATATGATCCTGAGGTTGCTAAAAATAAAGCTTTAGAACATGCAAGTCATTTTGTTAGCCTTTTAGAAGAAGAGGGAAAGAGAGAAAAGGGAATAATTACTGCAATGTATGATACAGAACTTTTTGGTCATTGGTGGTTTGAGGGATTAATTTTCTTAGAAAGGGTTTATGAATTAATCAACGAAAGTAAGATTGTAAAAAGTACAATTCCTAAATTATATCTTACCTATTTTGAGCCAAACAAAAAAATATATCTTCCTGAATCTTCATGGGGAAAAGGAGGAAAACATGAAGTCTGGTTAAACAAAGATACTGAAGAACTTTGGCAGAAAATACATTCTGTTGAGGAAATTATGGAAGAAGCTTCTGAAGAAAAAACAGACTCTTTATGGAAAGAAAAGGTTCTTAAACAAATGGCAAGAGAAAAATTACTTTTAGAGAGTAGTGATTGGCCTTTTTTGATCAGTACATATCAGGCTCGAGAGTATGGATATAAAAGATTTTATCAACATTATGAAAATTTCTCAAAACTCTATAGCTTTTTAAAAATAAAAGAGCCAAAAGTAGAAGATTTTAATCTATTAAAAAAGTTGGAAGATACAGATTCTTTGTTTCCAAATATAAATTATAATATATTTAGAAGGAGAAATTATGAAAGATAA